One Calditrichia bacterium DNA window includes the following coding sequences:
- a CDS encoding T9SS type A sorting domain-containing protein → MKRIAIELLIILLFICSTAFSQVLVPDFSVNIPASNLNGLGRTAIAAGSDGSMAIAWLDYNPYDDQFAQLPRIAVQRFNVAAQRVGQTHFFSGENAWIQDYMIGNPDIAMVPGNTALIAMEHYGDDTFGFSSEVGIGGVDANGNLLDLNNTIGVVYWLINVENEREENPRIAVAPSGSFAVSLNGRTFDTGFSAVAVQLFDAAGNTVGNFFNPHFTDPGPNANHVYSDLALADNLALIVWEDGRQDNNYDISGQFYNSVGAVGSNFKINTGDAAGTLNLRPAVGMTPTGNSVVVWADARTGSPEIFGQLYNSSAQPVGSNFQISQSSGIIWDRPEIAVRTDGSFMVVWTDSLPGVSGVDAFRARGRQFAANGTPLGDVFVIPDVQNTGSGYVNIATNGSTYFISWLDNRLNSTYLNAYAKAIGNISTGIGMPDSDGFPAAFALSQNYPNPFNPQTTIRFALPEAADVSLVVFDLTGKKVQTILQKSLPAGVFEQSFVAENLPSGMYFYQLTANPNSVSGKPFSEIRKMILIK, encoded by the coding sequence ATGAAACGAATTGCGATTGAATTGTTGATAATTTTATTGTTCATTTGCAGCACCGCATTTTCGCAAGTGCTGGTCCCGGATTTTTCCGTAAATATTCCCGCATCAAATTTAAACGGTTTGGGCAGAACCGCCATCGCCGCCGGATCGGACGGCAGCATGGCAATTGCCTGGCTGGATTACAATCCATATGACGACCAGTTTGCGCAGTTACCGCGAATTGCGGTGCAGCGATTCAACGTAGCCGCGCAACGTGTGGGACAAACCCATTTTTTCAGCGGTGAAAACGCCTGGATTCAAGATTACATGATCGGAAATCCTGATATTGCAATGGTTCCCGGAAACACCGCGCTCATCGCAATGGAGCACTACGGCGATGACACATTTGGCTTTTCTTCAGAAGTGGGCATTGGCGGTGTGGATGCCAACGGCAATTTGCTCGATCTCAACAATACGATTGGCGTGGTGTATTGGCTGATCAACGTGGAAAACGAACGCGAAGAAAATCCACGAATTGCTGTTGCACCGTCCGGTTCGTTCGCCGTTTCGCTGAATGGGCGCACATTTGATACCGGTTTTAGCGCGGTTGCCGTGCAGTTGTTCGACGCTGCCGGAAACACCGTCGGCAATTTTTTCAACCCGCATTTTACCGATCCGGGTCCGAACGCCAACCATGTTTATTCAGATCTGGCACTGGCGGATAACCTCGCACTGATCGTTTGGGAAGACGGGCGGCAGGACAATAATTATGATATCAGCGGACAATTTTACAACTCAGTTGGCGCGGTGGGTTCAAATTTCAAAATAAATACTGGCGATGCAGCCGGAACGCTAAACCTGCGCCCTGCTGTTGGAATGACGCCGACAGGAAACAGCGTGGTGGTTTGGGCGGATGCGCGTACGGGCAGCCCCGAAATTTTCGGGCAGTTGTATAATTCGTCGGCACAGCCGGTCGGCTCGAATTTCCAGATATCGCAAAGTAGCGGCATCATTTGGGATCGCCCGGAAATCGCAGTGCGCACCGACGGCAGCTTTATGGTGGTTTGGACAGACAGTTTGCCCGGCGTTTCCGGTGTGGACGCGTTTCGCGCCCGCGGGCGGCAGTTTGCCGCAAACGGCACGCCGCTCGGTGATGTGTTCGTAATCCCCGATGTGCAAAATACCGGCTCCGGTTATGTGAACATCGCAACAAATGGCAGCACCTATTTTATTTCCTGGCTGGATAATCGCTTAAATTCAACATATTTAAATGCTTACGCGAAAGCCATCGGCAATATTTCTACCGGTATCGGCATGCCAGATAGCGATGGCTTTCCTGCAGCATTCGCGCTTTCGCAGAACTATCCGAACCCGTTCAACCCGCAAACGACAATTCGCTTCGCCCTGCCGGAAGCAGCGGATGTTTCGCTGGTAGTGTTCGATCTGACCGGCAAAAAAGTGCAAACGATTTTGCAGAAATCGTTACCCGCAGGAGTTTTTGAGCAATCATTTGTTGCGGAAAATTTGCCCAGCGGGATGTATTTTTATCAATTAACAGCGAATCCCAACAGCGTTTCGGGCAAACCATTTTCCGAAATCCGTAAAATGATTTTGATAAAATAA
- a CDS encoding tetratricopeptide repeat protein — MRYLLFLTLAVLMIGCGKKETRVEISEEERPAEFLKFGNQFYQDKDYENAFRAYGFIYYNHPTSREYIDAAIGLSRCYGALENYDKAFSILHELLQNNLIPTKVPDIYNAIAEFYERSAGISEELSGAGEKDFHTAIDYYKKSIEYPNSENMSAKGFAQYRIGSLYESMTDFTKALKAYETTRDNYTGTEWATRAEESIIALNQRIQRRNEYQQSGLLPDSTGATPQ, encoded by the coding sequence ATGCGATATTTGCTTTTCTTGACCTTAGCCGTTTTGATGATCGGTTGTGGAAAAAAAGAGACGCGTGTAGAAATCAGCGAAGAAGAACGTCCAGCCGAATTTTTGAAATTTGGCAACCAGTTTTATCAGGATAAAGATTACGAAAACGCTTTTCGCGCATACGGATTTATATACTACAATCACCCAACTAGCCGGGAATATATCGACGCGGCAATTGGATTGAGCCGTTGTTACGGCGCTTTGGAGAATTATGATAAAGCGTTCTCAATTTTGCATGAATTGCTTCAAAACAACCTGATTCCCACAAAAGTGCCAGATATTTACAACGCAATTGCAGAATTTTATGAAAGAAGCGCCGGCATTTCCGAAGAATTATCCGGAGCCGGTGAAAAAGATTTTCACACAGCTATTGATTATTACAAAAAATCCATCGAATATCCCAACAGTGAAAATATGTCTGCAAAAGGATTTGCCCAGTATCGGATTGGCTCCCTTTATGAATCCATGACCGATTTCACGAAAGCGTTGAAGGCATACGAAACAACCAGAGATAATTACACCGGCACCGAATGGGCGACACGGGCGGAAGAAAGCATTATTGCCCTCAATCAAAGGATTCAGCGGCGAAATGAGTATCAACAAAGTGGCTTGCTTCCGGATTCAACGGGTGCGACACCTCAATAA
- a CDS encoding sigma-70 family RNA polymerase sigma factor, giving the protein MMHQESGTLILFENRDLELVEKIKSGDQQAVEDFFSEHDLFRKIKYMVYGRSNGILHSELRDLISEVFEAIVNNLRSGHFDPKRGSLSAYLQGIIRNKIYNFSQDFKKNRQSYSIDDNNTNLFKSPIEDFELKDLLGKALNNLKPDQRQIIVLRYLHDKGVDEIAEMLNLESKQVHNKLNYSLRLVRDFVFSNGLRE; this is encoded by the coding sequence ATGATGCACCAAGAAAGCGGGACCCTCATTTTGTTTGAAAATCGAGATTTAGAATTAGTCGAAAAAATAAAATCCGGCGACCAACAAGCCGTCGAGGATTTTTTTTCAGAACATGATTTATTTCGCAAAATTAAGTACATGGTTTACGGTAGAAGCAACGGAATCCTGCACAGCGAATTGCGGGATTTGATTTCTGAGGTATTCGAAGCCATTGTCAATAATTTGCGCTCAGGACATTTTGATCCGAAGCGTGGTAGTTTAAGTGCCTATTTACAAGGTATCATTCGGAATAAAATTTACAATTTTTCTCAGGATTTCAAGAAAAACCGGCAATCCTACTCAATCGATGATAACAATACAAATTTGTTCAAATCACCGATCGAAGATTTTGAGTTGAAGGATTTATTAGGCAAAGCGCTAAACAACCTGAAGCCGGATCAACGACAGATAATCGTTTTGAGATATTTGCATGACAAAGGTGTTGACGAAATCGCAGAGATGCTTAATCTGGAAAGTAAACAGGTCCACAACAAACTTAATTATTCGCTGAGGCTCGTACGGGACTTTGTATTTAGTAATGGGCTCCGGGAATAA
- a CDS encoding CHAT domain-containing protein has product MEIFYIEIGEFDKAFQFLKNAEVHILNAYGTSDPILIDCYTKLGKYYAATGKHDLAMNYYYKNIDWLKKNISVRTDIKRLIAENYILIGKEKLTDYTSTSALDAFENAFYYFQEVSHPLGAAESCQLMARYYSEKKLFDKALEYHQKAFTILSKDTIDYTISGENPEATDVPMDMIVVNILKEKSDVYLAKYCNSGNLDDLVKCFETLEAASEFVEKYRTSYLSSETIYQLVQNTYSILEKGVMTAYSLFEETKNPVYLEKAFQMTDKSKYAILKDAMNASKFRDQIGLPDSLLIKEKKLRYELTSTNILLRKQLQKHKFADSLDNKLTNLYETIRFNLQSELDGLKTNFSKYPGLEDILKLYSTPPRFSEIQKHLNPETLFLEYFISKDHLLIFVISDSKVSIKSIPIDENFAALCQSFMQSLRKDSARSQFPELSYELYQKLIEPILGSLEGKTDLIIIPDEGLIQIPFECLLTEKPDTQRVSDLDYKKLPYFLYKQNISYYFSSGLFLRSNTEKQSQQLVENSFLGIAPMFDHASFDSDSPLDLSFISSLISEEKNATDDQNNMFYKALPNSRKEVSEIIRSFKNKNYDTKGLFSQQATEDNFKKLAGKYKYIHLATHSFVDMDEPDLSGIAYYHPFFSESENDGVLYAGEIYNMELNADLLVLSSCESGSGLIMKGEGVLAVSRGFLLAGAKNLVVSQWKVADTPTSELMIHFYNNILEGQSYRKALKNAKIKLLENTDTAFPRFWSAFMLIGN; this is encoded by the coding sequence TTGGAAATATTTTATATCGAAATTGGTGAATTTGACAAAGCCTTTCAGTTTCTCAAAAATGCTGAAGTCCATATTCTGAATGCATATGGTACATCCGACCCTATTTTAATTGATTGCTACACAAAACTCGGTAAATATTATGCAGCCACAGGTAAACACGATCTTGCCATGAATTATTATTATAAAAACATAGATTGGCTCAAGAAAAACATCAGTGTGCGAACGGATATTAAAAGGCTGATTGCTGAAAACTACATTTTGATCGGAAAAGAAAAACTAACCGATTACACATCAACATCGGCTTTGGATGCGTTTGAAAACGCGTTTTATTATTTTCAGGAAGTTTCTCATCCACTTGGGGCTGCAGAAAGTTGCCAATTAATGGCACGTTATTATTCCGAAAAGAAATTGTTTGACAAAGCGCTGGAATACCACCAAAAAGCATTTACAATTTTATCGAAAGATACAATTGATTACACAATTTCCGGTGAAAATCCTGAAGCCACAGACGTTCCAATGGATATGATTGTCGTGAACATCTTAAAAGAAAAATCTGATGTTTATTTAGCGAAATATTGTAACAGCGGTAATCTTGATGATCTAGTAAAATGCTTCGAAACGTTGGAAGCAGCATCGGAATTTGTTGAAAAATATCGCACAAGTTATCTATCTTCCGAAACAATCTACCAACTCGTTCAGAATACATATTCTATTCTGGAAAAAGGGGTTATGACTGCATACAGTTTGTTTGAAGAAACTAAAAACCCGGTATATCTGGAAAAAGCCTTTCAGATGACTGATAAATCCAAATATGCCATCTTAAAAGATGCAATGAATGCATCAAAATTCAGAGATCAAATAGGGTTGCCGGATTCACTGTTGATAAAAGAGAAGAAACTGCGCTATGAATTAACATCAACGAATATCTTGCTACGAAAGCAATTACAGAAACATAAATTTGCCGACTCGCTGGACAATAAGTTAACAAATCTATACGAAACAATCAGATTTAACTTGCAAAGTGAGTTGGATGGATTGAAAACCAACTTCAGTAAATATCCTGGATTAGAGGATATTTTGAAATTATACTCAACACCGCCAAGATTCAGTGAAATACAAAAGCACCTTAATCCGGAAACATTATTTTTGGAATATTTTATCAGCAAAGATCACTTGTTGATTTTTGTAATCTCTGATTCTAAAGTCTCGATAAAATCGATACCAATTGATGAGAATTTTGCAGCACTTTGCCAATCCTTTATGCAGTCGCTTCGAAAAGATAGCGCGAGAAGCCAGTTTCCGGAATTGAGCTACGAACTCTATCAAAAATTGATTGAACCAATTCTCGGTTCACTTGAGGGAAAGACAGATTTAATTATCATTCCGGATGAAGGATTGATTCAAATTCCTTTCGAATGCTTATTAACCGAAAAACCAGATACGCAACGTGTGAGTGATCTTGATTACAAAAAATTGCCATATTTCCTTTATAAACAAAATATTAGCTATTATTTTTCGAGTGGATTGTTTTTGCGTTCGAACACTGAAAAACAATCACAACAGTTGGTCGAGAACTCCTTTTTGGGAATTGCGCCAATGTTTGATCATGCTAGTTTCGATTCAGATTCACCGTTAGACCTGTCATTTATTTCATCGTTAATCTCAGAAGAAAAAAATGCAACTGACGATCAAAACAATATGTTTTATAAAGCATTGCCAAATTCGAGAAAAGAGGTCAGTGAGATAATCCGTTCATTCAAAAATAAAAACTATGACACAAAGGGATTGTTTTCACAACAAGCTACGGAAGATAATTTCAAAAAACTGGCTGGAAAATATAAATATATTCATTTGGCAACTCACAGTTTTGTTGATATGGATGAGCCTGACTTGTCCGGTATTGCATATTATCACCCATTTTTCTCTGAATCAGAAAATGACGGTGTCTTGTATGCCGGAGAAATATATAATATGGAATTAAACGCAGATTTGTTAGTGTTAAGCAGTTGCGAAAGCGGTAGCGGTTTAATTATGAAAGGCGAGGGAGTGTTGGCTGTTTCACGGGGATTTTTGTTGGCAGGTGCCAAAAATCTTGTCGTGTCCCAATGGAAAGTAGCGGATACGCCCACAAGTGAATTGATGATACATTTTTATAACAATATTTTGGAAGGGCAATCTTATCGTAAAGCGCTGAAAAATGCAAAGATAAAATTATTGGAAAATACAGATACCGCATTCCCCCGATTCTGGAGCGCTTTTATGTTAATTGGCAATTAA
- the hisD gene encoding histidinol dehydrogenase yields MKIIQSKSIPGHFFEFGKDEKLDAVSPILDDVRQHGDVAVKKYTRQFDKTDLLTLSVLSSEIELAYKEVDAATVKAMQQITENIRKFAEKQRTQITDFEYEIEPGVFTGQRVTPLERVGVYVPGGNFPLISTLLMGAIPATVAGVPEICVVSPPTWHGEIHPAILVAADIAGITEIYKIGGVQAIAALAYGTESIKRVDKIVGPGNKYVAQAKREVFGAVSIDMIAGPTEILIIADDSADPEIIAADLLAQAEHDVDARPVLITTSENLANAVVLAVKKQLQTLSTRATAEQSIENNGIIILVENLSEAAKISNRKAPEHLEIQVNEPINFSKQLTNFGSLFIGQNSAEVLGDYSSGLNHTLPTNTTARYRGGLSVYDFLKICTTLRTTETGLKKIGPVAETMGNAEGLAGHARSVRIRLDKLA; encoded by the coding sequence ATGAAGATCATTCAATCTAAATCGATCCCCGGGCATTTTTTTGAATTTGGCAAGGATGAAAAACTGGACGCCGTTTCGCCCATATTAGATGATGTGCGGCAACATGGCGATGTCGCTGTCAAAAAATACACCCGTCAATTTGATAAAACCGATTTGCTAACGCTTTCGGTGTTATCCTCTGAAATTGAGCTGGCATACAAAGAAGTGGACGCTGCCACCGTAAAAGCGATGCAACAAATTACAGAAAACATTCGAAAATTTGCCGAAAAACAACGCACTCAAATCACAGATTTTGAATATGAAATTGAGCCAGGCGTATTTACCGGACAACGCGTTACCCCGTTGGAGAGAGTGGGTGTTTACGTTCCCGGAGGCAATTTTCCACTCATCTCAACATTGTTAATGGGCGCTATTCCTGCAACTGTGGCCGGAGTTCCGGAAATTTGTGTCGTTTCACCACCAACCTGGCATGGCGAAATCCATCCTGCAATTTTGGTTGCAGCAGATATCGCAGGAATCACCGAAATTTACAAAATCGGTGGTGTGCAGGCGATTGCCGCATTGGCTTACGGAACGGAAAGTATAAAACGGGTCGATAAAATTGTCGGACCGGGAAATAAATATGTCGCACAGGCAAAAAGAGAAGTGTTTGGTGCTGTCAGTATTGATATGATTGCCGGACCGACCGAAATTTTAATTATCGCGGATGATAGCGCCGACCCGGAAATTATCGCAGCAGATTTGCTCGCTCAGGCCGAACACGATGTAGACGCGCGACCGGTGTTGATCACAACATCAGAAAATCTTGCAAACGCCGTCGTTTTAGCAGTCAAAAAGCAACTGCAAACGCTCAGCACTCGTGCAACAGCGGAACAATCCATTGAAAATAATGGAATCATCATTTTGGTAGAGAACCTTTCCGAAGCTGCCAAAATTTCCAATCGGAAAGCCCCGGAACATCTCGAGATTCAGGTGAACGAACCCATCAATTTTTCCAAACAATTAACCAATTTTGGTTCGCTGTTTATCGGTCAAAATAGTGCTGAGGTATTAGGTGATTACTCCAGCGGACTCAATCACACATTACCAACAAACACTACCGCACGATATCGCGGTGGATTAAGCGTCTACGATTTTTTAAAAATTTGCACAACCTTGCGGACAACCGAAACCGGATTAAAAAAAATTGGTCCTGTTGCCGAAACAATGGGAAATGCTGAAGGCTTAGCCGGTCATGCCCGATCGGTTCGGATTCGACTGGACAAATTAGCCTGA
- a CDS encoding bifunctional phosphoribosyl-AMP cyclohydrolase/phosphoribosyl-ATP diphosphatase HisIE translates to MVIASIDLMDGKAVQLKQGAEKVLEVENPLDLAKRFNRYGEVAIIDLDAALGNGNNKDVIKPILKAAECRVGGGIKTVEQAKEWISLGARKVIIGSKAFENDAVNHKFLQELADAVSPQHIIIAIDARNGEIVTKGWKHRTGLDLLETVPQLDNYCTEFLFTCVEREGMMQGSDHELIRKLLAKTTRRVTVAGGVSTLNEVRELAMLGTDQQLGMALYTGKIDLADSFIESLNWRKSELLPTIVQDRAGQVLMLAYSNRESLRQTFATGNMHYFSRSRNQLWQKGETSGHFQRLHSLRTDCDQDTLLAIVDQTNVACHRGDYSCFGDRNFSWLELYTVIADRFENSPEGSYTAKLKSGDLLSEKILEEAQEVVEAEERDHLIWEAADLLFFLTAKLVRHNIGTEEVLHELRRRRKK, encoded by the coding sequence ATGGTAATCGCTTCGATTGATTTGATGGACGGCAAAGCAGTGCAGCTAAAACAGGGTGCTGAAAAAGTACTCGAGGTGGAAAATCCGCTCGATTTGGCAAAAAGATTCAACCGCTACGGCGAAGTTGCGATTATCGATCTGGATGCGGCGCTCGGCAACGGTAATAATAAAGATGTGATAAAACCGATTTTGAAAGCTGCAGAATGCCGTGTTGGCGGCGGTATCAAAACGGTTGAGCAGGCGAAAGAGTGGATCAGTCTGGGTGCCCGAAAAGTGATCATCGGCTCCAAAGCGTTTGAAAACGATGCAGTTAATCATAAGTTTTTGCAGGAATTAGCAGATGCGGTTTCGCCACAGCACATCATCATCGCCATCGATGCCCGCAACGGCGAAATCGTCACAAAGGGATGGAAACATCGCACCGGACTCGATCTTCTCGAAACGGTTCCACAACTCGATAACTATTGCACCGAATTTCTATTCACCTGCGTCGAACGCGAAGGCATGATGCAGGGCAGCGATCACGAATTGATCCGCAAGCTGCTGGCGAAAACCACCCGCCGCGTCACTGTCGCCGGTGGCGTTAGCACGCTCAACGAGGTTCGCGAACTGGCGATGCTCGGCACGGATCAACAGCTCGGCATGGCGCTATATACCGGAAAAATCGATCTGGCGGACAGTTTCATCGAATCGCTGAACTGGCGGAAAAGCGAACTGCTGCCAACCATCGTGCAGGATCGCGCCGGACAAGTCCTGATGCTGGCATACAGCAATCGCGAATCGCTGCGGCAAACTTTTGCCACTGGTAACATGCATTATTTTTCGCGATCACGAAATCAACTCTGGCAAAAGGGCGAAACATCCGGACATTTTCAGCGACTCCACAGCCTGCGGACGGATTGCGATCAGGATACGCTCCTCGCGATTGTTGACCAAACAAATGTTGCCTGCCATCGCGGTGATTATTCCTGTTTTGGTGACCGGAATTTTTCATGGCTGGAATTATATACCGTCATCGCTGATCGTTTCGAAAATTCACCCGAAGGTTCATACACTGCTAAATTGAAATCCGGTGATTTGCTATCAGAAAAAATTCTTGAAGAAGCGCAGGAAGTTGTGGAAGCGGAAGAACGCGATCACCTGATTTGGGAAGCTGCGGACCTGTTATTTTTCCTTACCGCGAAACTTGTCCGGCATAATATTGGTACCGAGGAGGTTTTACACGAACTTCGGCGCCGGCGAAAAAAATAA
- the add gene encoding adenosine deaminase — MEIPVDLLHKLPKTDLHIHLDGSLRIPTLIDLAKKQGVELPTTEEKALAEIVMSGKKCKNLGEYLRGFDITLSVMQEPDALYRIAYELAEDAAEENVWYMEVRYSPILHTQKGLKLTEIVDAVNEGLRAAEKKFNIKTGVIICGMRNINPETSIKLAELAVAYKNKGVVAFDLAGQEENNPAKHHREAFYLIRNNNINTTIHAGEAYGWESIHQAIHYCGAHRIGHGTRLFENGDLLNYVNDHRIPLEICLLSNIQTGAAATLEKHPLRFYYDYGLRLCINTDNRMISDTTVTNELYLAAKHLDLDLEDIKSIIVDGFKSAFLPNRAKSIMLNMVNEELAKY, encoded by the coding sequence ATGGAAATTCCAGTAGATTTACTGCACAAATTACCAAAAACCGATTTACACATCCACCTCGACGGTTCATTGCGGATCCCGACGCTCATCGATTTGGCAAAAAAGCAAGGCGTAGAATTACCCACAACTGAAGAAAAAGCGCTTGCAGAAATTGTTATGAGTGGCAAAAAATGCAAAAATCTGGGCGAATATTTGCGCGGATTTGACATTACGCTATCTGTCATGCAAGAACCCGATGCGCTCTATCGCATCGCGTACGAGTTGGCGGAAGATGCGGCTGAAGAGAATGTGTGGTATATGGAAGTGCGCTACTCTCCCATTCTTCATACCCAAAAAGGCCTGAAATTAACCGAGATCGTTGATGCTGTCAATGAAGGTTTACGGGCAGCCGAGAAAAAATTCAATATTAAAACCGGTGTTATTATTTGCGGAATGCGAAATATCAACCCGGAGACGTCCATCAAACTGGCAGAATTGGCTGTAGCCTACAAAAACAAAGGCGTTGTCGCATTCGATTTAGCCGGTCAGGAAGAAAACAATCCTGCGAAACATCACCGCGAAGCATTCTACCTAATCCGTAACAATAATATTAACACAACGATACACGCCGGCGAAGCGTATGGCTGGGAAAGTATTCACCAGGCTATTCATTATTGCGGCGCTCACCGGATCGGTCACGGAACCCGTCTTTTTGAAAACGGCGATCTGCTAAATTATGTAAATGACCACAGAATTCCGCTGGAAATTTGCCTGTTGAGTAACATCCAGACTGGCGCAGCTGCAACTTTAGAGAAGCATCCTTTGCGGTTTTATTATGATTACGGCTTGCGGCTATGCATCAACACAGACAACCGAATGATCTCCGATACAACTGTGACCAACGAGCTTTATCTGGCTGCAAAGCATCTGGATTTGGATCTCGAAGATATCAAAAGTATCATTGTTGATGGCTTCAAAAGCGCATTTTTGCCAAACCGGGCAAAATCTATCATGCTGAACATGGTTAATGAAGAGTTAGCTAAATACTAA
- the hisF gene encoding imidazole glycerol phosphate synthase subunit HisF: MLATRLIPCLDVDDGRVVKGVKFTEIRDAGDPVELAKLYNDQKADELVFLDIGASHKSRQTMLDVVEQVSRQVFIPLTVGGGIRTVADMRETLQAGADKVAMCTSALKNPALLSEGAERFGAQCIVLSIDAKRSPDGSGWHAYSHGARQDTGIDVIEWAQRGEALGAGEILLNSIDADGTKAGYDLELTRKVSESVRIPVIASGGAGNPEHVAEAAIEGKASAVLLASLLHFGDYTVNDFKSVMEQRGVSVRW; this comes from the coding sequence ATGTTAGCTACCCGTTTAATTCCCTGTCTGGACGTGGACGACGGTCGCGTGGTCAAAGGCGTGAAATTCACGGAAATCCGTGACGCAGGTGATCCGGTTGAACTCGCCAAACTTTACAACGACCAGAAAGCTGATGAGCTGGTCTTTCTGGATATCGGCGCATCGCACAAAAGCCGCCAAACTATGCTGGATGTGGTCGAGCAGGTTTCCCGGCAGGTGTTCATTCCGCTGACGGTCGGTGGCGGCATTCGCACGGTGGCGGATATGCGCGAAACGCTGCAAGCCGGCGCAGACAAAGTGGCAATGTGCACATCTGCACTCAAAAATCCGGCGCTGCTCAGCGAGGGCGCAGAACGTTTCGGCGCGCAATGCATTGTGCTTTCCATCGATGCGAAACGCAGTCCCGACGGGTCGGGATGGCACGCTTACAGCCACGGCGCGCGGCAGGACACCGGCATCGACGTGATTGAATGGGCACAGCGCGGCGAGGCGCTCGGCGCCGGCGAAATTTTGCTCAATTCTATCGATGCGGACGGCACGAAAGCGGGTTACGATCTGGAACTCACTCGCAAAGTGTCGGAAAGTGTGCGCATTCCGGTGATCGCCTCCGGCGGCGCGGGAAATCCGGAACACGTGGCAGAGGCGGCAATCGAAGGCAAAGCCAGTGCAGTTTTACTGGCATCTCTGCTGCATTTCGGGGATTACACGGTTAACGATTTTAAATCAGTGATGGAACAGAGAGGAGTGTCTGTGCGATGGTAA